A single window of Acidimicrobiales bacterium DNA harbors:
- the eno gene encoding phosphopyruvate hydratase (catalyzes the formation of phosphoenolpyruvate from 2-phospho-D-glycerate in glycolysis), which yields TTEIHRDGAYHLAGEGRTLTPDEMVGYWVDLCDRYPIVSIEDGMAEEDWDGWAALTTALGRRVQLVGDDLFVTNTERLGRGIEDSVANAILVKVNQIGSLTEALDTVQLATRSGYASVMSHRSGETEDTTIADLAVATNCGQIKAGAPCRSDRVAKFNQLLRIEEHLAEAASYRGPAALARTRG from the coding sequence GACCACCGAGATCCACCGGGACGGCGCCTACCACCTGGCGGGGGAGGGCCGGACCCTCACGCCCGACGAGATGGTCGGCTACTGGGTCGATCTGTGCGACCGCTACCCGATCGTCTCCATCGAGGACGGGATGGCCGAGGAGGACTGGGACGGCTGGGCGGCGCTGACCACGGCCCTGGGCCGGCGGGTGCAGCTGGTCGGCGACGACCTGTTCGTCACCAACACCGAGCGCCTGGGCCGCGGCATCGAAGACTCTGTCGCCAATGCTATACTCGTCAAAGTCAATCAGATCGGGTCGCTCACCGAGGCCCTCGACACGGTGCAGCTGGCCACCCGCTCCGGCTACGCCAGCGTGATGTCCCACCGGTCGGGGGAGACCGAGGACACCACCATCGCCGACCTGGCCGTGGCCACCAACTGCGGGCAGATCAAGGCCGGCGCCCCCTGCCGCTCCGACCGGGTGGCCAAGTTCAACCAGCTGCTCCGGATCGAGGAGCACCTGGCCGAGGCCGCCTCCTACCGCGGACCCGCCGCCCTGGCCCGCACGCGGGGCTGA